CTGAGGTGGGTAAAGCAGTTCATTTGGCGGTGAGAAGGACTATTACGCACAGCCTGGTTAGAAAGCACCATCTTAGCGAAGCCAAAATCCGATATCTTCACATTCTCTCGCTTGTCCAGCAACAGGTTCTCCAACTTTAAATCCCTACCAGCAGCAGAAAGGCTGGGCGTCAGGCTGGGGAGAGGGCTTAGTATTAGACCGGGAGCTGAAGGGCCAGGGGTCAGAGGCTAGAGATGAGGGATGGCAGAGTGGGAGAGGTACCGTTGTGAGGACACAAGGCACAGAGGAAGAACCGGGATCGTGGGTGGAGCTcaaagaggagagacaacagGACCTGGGGGCCACTGGgcggtggtggtgtgtgtgtggggggctccaCTGTATTTCATTAAGTGCTCTGCGTTCAGTGGATACTTTGCTGTCTGGGCCAGAGTGTTAAAATAGTGCATCAATAGGCCTAGATACTGAGGAAGGTggtcagaggaggaaagagggcaGAAAATGGGGGCCATGCATAAACCCCCTTGATAGCCCAAAGGCCCCAGTCTAGGTGGCAAGGCCCTCACCGGTGCACGATGCCTTTGCTGTGCAGGTAGGCGATGCCCAAGGTCATCTGGGAGAACCATTTGCCAGCAAGGGCCTCAGAGCAGGCCCCGTAGCGCTGGATCCATTCAAGGACGTCACCACCCTGAGCCAGCTCCAGGATGATGTACACTCGGGACGTGGTCTCAATGGCTTGATAGAAGTTGATGAGGTACTTGTGCCGCAGAACCTTCATGACCTGGCCCCAGGAGAGGGACCATCACGCCCGGGAAGGAAGATCCCGGCTGCGCTCCCAACACTCCTACTGGCTCACTCACTGCTATTTACTTAAAACGTTGCCCTCATGGTATCATAGATGACACCAACAGTGGTGCTGTTGAGTGCCCAGCTAGTTAAGACAAAGGACGATGCTTCAATAAAGGATTATttgagggcaagggtagatagcataatggttatgcaaagagactctcaagccggAAGTTccatagtctcaggttcaatcccctgcacaaaccttaagccagagctgagcagtgctctcatttaaaaaaatatatatattgacggagagaaaaaaaaaaacaacagggctgggtagatagcataatagttaagcaCTTTGGTGCTTctgactgaggcaccaaaggtcccaggctcaatcctcagcaacATCAAAAGGCAGAGTTGAaaaggcagagttgagcagtgctctggtagggtaaaaaagaaaaaagtaaataaaacctaAGGGCTCTGTGTGAaatggcacagtggttatgcaaaagactttcatgcctgtggctgtgaggttccaggttcaatccctggcactgacataaataagccagagctaagctctGGTAGCAAGTGCTTTACTctctcatctcttctctctcattaaaatagaaataaaatattaaaaattaaaggggGCAGGTGTTGTTAAACTGGGTAGAACATACACTGCTATAATAATGCACAAGgcccaaggttcaagctcccagctggGCCCCACCTGCTTCTTGAAACCTTCTTGAGGAGTGAgtcagtgcttcagatgtctctttctctccctctctctcctttctttttccattcttctctgtagccaataaataactaaatggatattaaaacacttaaaaaaaaactttgaattttgggacagagggagatagcataatggtgatgcagaagacttttaaaaaaactttcatatttaaaaaaaaatgtttatatttattttcccttttgttgcccttttcatcGTTgtcctagttattattgttgtagttattactgatgtcgtcattgttaggacagagaaatggagacaggagggaagacagagggggagagaaagataagacacctgcagacctgcttcaccgcctgtgaagtgactcccctgcaggtggggagccgggggctcgaactgggatccttactctagtccttgcgctttgcaccacgtgcacttaacccgctgcgttacagcctgactccctacagaagactttcatgcctcaggcacaCATGTAATCCTCTCTGCATGcgcataaatcagaactgaacagtgctttggtgaaagaataaaagaggggaagagagaaggaggagaggaggggaggaaaaagaaacGAAAActttgtgcaaagcacaaggaccggtgtaaggatcccggttcaagcccccagcttcccacctgcaggggagtcgctttacaagcggtgaagcaggtctacaggtgtctctccttctctccctctctctgtcttccccttctctctccatttctctgtcctacccaacaatgacgacaacaataataactacaaccataaaacaagggaaataaaagggaataaataagtattaaaagaaaagaaaacttggcAACAGAATATCTCGGAGCTGGCACAGCCACTCCACTGCTTTGCACTTTCTGATTTTGAGGGGCCTGGAGTTGGATGGGTGGAAAGTGGTCAAATTCATAGCAACAAATTTTCCTAGCTATTGAGTGAAacattcagttgtgttttgagggTTTCTGATcctaccctttttttaaaaaaaaaaatttttttttgttatatttatttttcccttttgttgcccttgttgcttttattgttgtagtagttattattgttattgatatcatcattgttaggacagagaaaaatggagagagatggggaagacagagagggggagagaaagctagacacctacagacctgcttcaccgcctgtgaactcccctgcaggtggggaaccaggggatcgaaccgggatctttacacctagcccactgcactactgcccaactcccgacccTACCCATTCTAACCATCTCCCTACTGAGAAACCTTAAGAAGTTTGGTACTGGgcaagggtaaatagcataatggttatgcaaagagactctcgtgtctgaggctcccaagtcccaggttcaatcccctgcaccactgtaaaccagagctaagcagtgctctggtaaaaaaaaaaaaaaaaaaaaaaagtttggtactAGGGACTGGGACTTGGaaaacctggttgagtatacatattactaagcacaaggcccaCAGTTCAAGCCtggagttcccacctgcaggatgctTCAACTGACAAGTAACctccatctctcctttccctctcaatttttctctgtcctatcaaataagaaattaaacactttaaaaaaaagtttggtactagggagtcagacagtagcacaacgggttatgtgcaggtggtgccaagcgaaaccagcataaggatcccagtttgagcccccggctccccacctacaggggaatcgctacacaagcagtgaagtaggtctgcaggtgtctttctttctctcccactctgtcttccccatctctctccatttctctctgttctatccaacaacgatatcaataacaataaactgggaaatgttacgcatgtacaaactgttgtatttactgttgaatgtaaaacattaattccccaataaagaaatttttaaaaaaatacacttaggggcagagggtaaaaaaaaacaaacaaacaaaaaaaaaaaacaagggcaacaaaagggaataaatattaaaaaaaaaaaaaaaaaaaaagtttggtactgtggcccaggaggtggtatattgaattaaagcactggactctcagacatgaggtcctgagtttgatttccagtatcaaatgtgccagaatgattctctaattctatctttTCCCTAGATCACTAATAAAGTATTCCCCCCTCCCAAGTTTGGTACCACTTCCCTCTTCTAGTCCCCTTTCCAACCTGTATCTCACGGGGTAGGAATTTGTTAAGATAATCCTCAGAGGCCTTCTTCTTTGAGATGATCTTGACAGCCACCATGACCTTCTGCTTTGTGTAGTAAGCCTCATACACTGTCCCATAGGAACCATTGCCAATGACCTTGCCCACCTCGTAACCATACTCTTCCATGACAGAGCGGTAGGCTGAGGTGGTGGGTGCTGTCTCAGCATTGTCTCCCTTCCCCATGGTGTTGGGCTTGCTGAGAGCAGGGAACTTTGCTACTTAAAAGCCTCCCATCTGCTCAGGAAGTCGACACCTGGACCCACTGAGGGGTAAGGAACCCAGCCCAAGCCTGGAGTGCTGGGCTCAGCTCGCCACTAGGAACtcagagggagaagaagggagaaacagttcttttttgtctccactgGCTGTTGttacttctttctcttcttggtTACGGAACTCCCAGAGGTTCTGTGTTCCACAAGTCACAATTCACCTTCTCTACCTACCACTGGCCACAAAACTTGAGAAGCAAGGAACATATTTATTCCTAGTGGTCCTTTCACAGTCTGGTGAAACTCCCCTCCTAGATATGGCCTCTTCAGGCATTCCTGTTTGTTGAGCGCCAACTGTGTGGCAGGCAGTATGCTGAGTAATGGCATAACATGTAGTCAGGTCAAGAGACTCTAGGTCCAGAAGCACAAGAAACGAGTGGGTGTGGAAATATCagaactgggggccaggcggtggcgcacctggctaagcgctcacattaaagtgttcaaggactccagttcaagcccctggtccccaccttcaagaagaaagcttcacacgtggtgaagcagtgctataggtgtctgtctccctatctttccctcccctctcaatttctctttgtccctatccaaaataaataaataaataaataaataaatgatttttaaaatatttatttccttttgttgcccttgttttattgttatagttattgatgtcgttgttggctaggacagagagaaatggagagaggaggagatgacagagggggataagacacctgcagacctgcttcactgcctgcctgtgaagcgactcccccgcaggtggggagctgggggctcaaagtgggatccttatgctggtccttatgctttgcgccacatgcacttaacctgctgggctactgcctaacccccatccttgagatatatcttaaggaatcaaatacactctccccaaaagatatgtgtatatctatattcatagcagcacaatctgtaatagtcaaaacctggaagtaatccaggtgcccaacaacaaatgagtggctgagtaagttgtggtacatatactcaatggaatataactctgttattaagaatgatgaagtccccatgttcagcagagaagcaattatagaagccagacctcccaccttctgcaccccataatgatccttgagtccataatcccagagggataaagaatagggaagctttcaagagagggaatgggatacagagttctagtggtggaaattgtgtagaactgtagccctcttatcctatggttttgtcactatttccattttataaataacatttttttttaattatgaagtcaccttcttcacctcatcttggatggagtttgaatcatgttaagtgagttaagccagtaagagaaggatgaatacgggataatttcttttttatatttatttatttatttatttattcccttttgttgcccttgttgttttattgttgtagttattattgttgttattgtcgttgttggataggacagagagaaacggagagaggaggggaagacagagagggggagagaaagatagacacctgcagacctgcttcaccgcctgcgaagcgactcccctgcaggtggggagccggggttcgaaccgggatccttatgccggtccttgtgctttgagccacctgcgcttaacccactacagcccgactccccacgggATAATTTCAATCATGTacgttgagaaataagaacagaaaagggaaacacaaagcagaattttgaCTTTGGTGTGTTACAGcatccttatgcatgataacatgtgctcttaaccaggtatgctaccacctggccgctATTTAatcttatttgtttacttatttattttgcctccagggttatcactggggctcagtggctgcactacgaatccactgctcctggtggccatcttttttccattgttgtcattgctgttgctgttattgttgtttgataggacagagagaaattgagaaaaggcaggtagggggagagaaagatagacacctgcagatctgcttcaccgcttgcaaagcaaccctcctgtagatggggagccgggggtttgaaccaggatccctgctctagtccttgtgctttgcactatgtgtatttatcttattttaatgagagagggagagactccgctctggtttatggcggtgctgggggc
This DNA window, taken from Erinaceus europaeus chromosome 16, mEriEur2.1, whole genome shotgun sequence, encodes the following:
- the TSSK4 gene encoding testis-specific serine/threonine-protein kinase 4 isoform X2 produces the protein MGKGDNAETAPTTSAYRSVMEEYGYEVGKVIGNGSYGTVYEAYYTKQKVMVAVKIISKKKASEDYLNKFLPREIQVMKVLRHKYLINFYQAIETTSRVYIILELAQGGDVLEWIQRYGACSEALAGKWFSQMTLGIAYLHSKGIVHRLTPSLSAAGRDLKLENLLLDKRENVKISDFGFAKMVLSNQAVRNSPSHRQMNCFTHLSQTYCGSFAYACPEILLGLPYNPFLSDTWSMGVILYTLVVAHLPFDDTNLKKLLKETQKEVTFPANTNISQECKVQLLTVCVAHWGPSSAKTSLSPALEPGPPYATASHQACHHPGCHQGPLGNQVPA
- the TSSK4 gene encoding testis-specific serine/threonine-protein kinase 4 isoform X4, with translation MGKGDNAETAPTTSAYRSVMEEYGYEVGKVIGNGSYGTVYEAYYTKQKVMVAVKIISKKKASEDYLNKFLPREIQVMKVLRHKYLINFYQAIETTSRVYIILELAQGGDVLEWIQRYGACSEALAGKWFSQMTLGIAYLHSKGIVHRDLKLENLLLDKRENVKISDFGFAKMVLSNQAVRNSPSHRQMNCFTHLSQTYCGSFAYACPEILLGLPYNPFLSDTWSMGVILYTLVVAHLPFDDTNLKKLLKETQKEVTFPANTNISQECKVQLLTVCVAHWGPSSAKTSLSPALEPGPPYATASHQACHHPGCHQGPLGNQVPA
- the TSSK4 gene encoding testis-specific serine/threonine-protein kinase 4 isoform X3; amino-acid sequence: MGKGDNAETAPTTSAYRSVMEEYGYEVGKVIGNGSYGTVYEAYYTKQKVMVAVKIISKKKASEDYLNKFLPREIQVMKVLRHKYLINFYQAIETTSRVYIILELAQGGDVLEWIQRYGACSEALAGKWFSQMTLGIAYLHSKGIVHRDLKLENLLLDKRENVKISDFGFAKMVLSNQAVRNSPSHRQMNCFTHLSQTYCGSFAYACPEILLGLPYNPFLSDTWSMGVILYTLVVAHLPFDDTNLKKLLKETQKEVTFPANTNISQECKNLVLHMLRQATKRATILDVIKDPWVIKFQPEQPIHEIRLLEAMCQLPSTNNRHLSLEVNS
- the TSSK4 gene encoding testis-specific serine/threonine-protein kinase 4 isoform X1 — protein: MGKGDNAETAPTTSAYRSVMEEYGYEVGKVIGNGSYGTVYEAYYTKQKVMVAVKIISKKKASEDYLNKFLPREIQVMKVLRHKYLINFYQAIETTSRVYIILELAQGGDVLEWIQRYGACSEALAGKWFSQMTLGIAYLHSKGIVHRLTPSLSAAGRDLKLENLLLDKRENVKISDFGFAKMVLSNQAVRNSPSHRQMNCFTHLSQTYCGSFAYACPEILLGLPYNPFLSDTWSMGVILYTLVVAHLPFDDTNLKKLLKETQKEVTFPANTNISQECKNLVLHMLRQATKRATILDVIKDPWVIKFQPEQPIHEIRLLEAMCQLPSTNNRHLSLEVNS